One Pseudomonas muyukensis DNA segment encodes these proteins:
- a CDS encoding type II toxin-antitoxin system MqsR family toxin: MEKRTPHCSLARVHALLAEGLVRITHTAAKGAADLGISEEQLLAGVAQLTRGDFYKSMTSFADHRVWHDVYRPMTRVGRVYLKLVVINDLLIVSFKEL; this comes from the coding sequence ATGGAAAAGAGAACGCCTCATTGCTCACTTGCACGTGTGCATGCCCTGCTGGCTGAAGGCTTGGTGCGAATTACCCACACTGCGGCCAAAGGTGCTGCTGACCTGGGCATTAGTGAAGAGCAGTTACTGGCGGGTGTCGCGCAGCTTACCCGTGGCGACTTTTACAAGAGCATGACCAGCTTTGCAGATCACCGCGTTTGGCATGATGTTTATCGTCCCATGACTCGAGTGGGCAGGGTGTATCTCAAGCTGGTGGTAATCAATGACTTGCTCATTGTGTCTTTCAAGGAGCTGTAA
- a CDS encoding histidine kinase produces MPNKAMRILIADEHPEQRLQLERMLNGLGYYRIAPVDSFDDLQRLVHSALQPFNLLIGNIELASHAGVDLARFCRVSSQIQHALLYHAPHLKVPTVAPNDRHAVSISLPRAPDSEALESFMAIIDLPVLVGQLPLPAGLAASPGYARRRSGLAPTVFSRSS; encoded by the coding sequence ATGCCCAATAAAGCCATGCGCATTCTCATCGCCGACGAGCATCCCGAGCAGCGCCTGCAGCTGGAGAGGATGCTCAATGGCCTGGGCTACTACCGGATCGCTCCTGTCGACAGTTTCGACGACCTCCAGCGCCTGGTGCACAGTGCCCTGCAGCCGTTCAACCTGCTGATCGGCAACATCGAGCTGGCCAGCCATGCCGGCGTCGACCTGGCGCGGTTCTGCCGGGTCAGTTCGCAGATCCAGCACGCACTGCTCTACCACGCGCCGCACCTCAAGGTGCCGACGGTGGCGCCGAACGATCGTCATGCGGTGAGCATCAGCCTGCCGCGCGCACCCGACAGCGAGGCCTTGGAGTCGTTCATGGCGATCATCGACCTGCCGGTGCTGGTTGGCCAGCTACCGCTGCCGGCGGGGTTGGCCGCCAGCCCCGGCTATGCGCGCCGGCGCAGCGGCCTGGCGCCGACGGTGTTCAGCCGCAGCTCCTGA
- a CDS encoding electron transfer flavoprotein subunit beta/FixA family protein yields MKVLVAVKRVVDYNVKVRVKADNSGVDLANVKMSMNPFCEIAVEEAVRLKEKGVASEIVVVSIGPTAAQEQLRTALALGADRAILVEAADELNSLAVAKALKAVVDKEQPQLVILGKQAIDSDNNQTGQMLAALTGFAQGTFASKVEVAGDKVNVTREIDGGLQTVALNLPAIVTTDLRLNEPRYASLPNIMKAKKKPLETLTPDALGVSLASTNKTLKVEAPAARSAGIKVKSVAELVEKLKNEAKVI; encoded by the coding sequence ATGAAGGTTCTTGTAGCTGTCAAACGAGTGGTCGACTACAACGTCAAGGTTCGCGTCAAGGCGGACAACTCCGGCGTCGACCTTGCAAACGTCAAGATGTCCATGAACCCCTTCTGCGAAATCGCCGTGGAAGAAGCCGTGCGCCTTAAAGAGAAGGGCGTGGCGAGCGAAATCGTCGTCGTCAGCATCGGCCCGACCGCGGCGCAGGAGCAACTGCGTACCGCCCTGGCCCTGGGTGCCGACCGCGCCATCCTGGTCGAGGCCGCCGACGAGCTGAACTCGCTGGCCGTGGCCAAGGCGCTGAAAGCCGTTGTCGACAAGGAGCAGCCGCAGCTGGTGATCCTCGGCAAGCAGGCGATCGACAGCGACAACAACCAGACCGGCCAGATGCTGGCCGCGCTGACCGGCTTCGCCCAGGGTACCTTCGCCTCCAAGGTCGAAGTTGCCGGCGACAAGGTCAACGTCACCCGTGAAATCGATGGTGGCCTGCAGACCGTCGCGCTGAACCTGCCAGCCATCGTCACCACCGACCTGCGCCTGAACGAGCCGCGCTACGCGTCGCTGCCGAACATCATGAAGGCCAAGAAGAAGCCGCTGGAGACCCTGACTCCGGACGCGCTGGGCGTATCCCTCGCCTCCACCAACAAGACCCTGAAAGTCGAAGCGCCTGCTGCCCGCAGCGCGGGTATCAAGGTCAAGTCGGTGGCCGAACTGGTCGAGAAGCTGAAGAACGAAGCGAAGGTAATCTAA
- a CDS encoding MacB family efflux pump subunit — protein sequence MPTPLIELRDIRKVYGGVDSPQVEVLRGVSLSIHPGEFVAIVGASGSGKSTLMNILGCLDRPSAGSYHFAGRDVAELDSDELAWLRREAFGFVFQGYHLIPAGSAQENVEMPAIYAGTPPAERHARARALLARLGLASRTGNRPHQLSGGQQQRVSIARALMNGGHIILADEPTGALDSHSGAEVMALLDELASQGHVIILITHDREVAARAQRVIEVRDGQVVSDSAADQPTATANQRLQADDLRQRLDRGASLRGAWKGELLEALQAAWRIMWINRFRTALTLLGIVIGVASVVVMLAVGEGSKRQVMAQMAAFGSNILYLNGKQATQQEPAGIVTLDDVAAIGELPQVRQVMPVIGDKLMVRQGNNSQQFYVGGNNTAFPEIFNWPVVEGSFYSEADEASGAAVAVIGAKVRDKMFGPTSNPLGQYLLIGNVPFQVVGVLVAKGASSGQQDADERIAVPYSAAAIRLFGSRDPEYIAIAAQDSGRVTETEQAIDRLLRQRHQGRHDFELTNDAALIQAEARTQNSLSLMLGAIAAISLLVGGIGVMNIMLMTVRERTREIGIRMATGARQRDILRQFLTEAVMLSMVGGVTGIVLALVIGGGLLLADIAVAFALPAMLGAFACAVITGVVFGFMPARKAARLDPVKALTSE from the coding sequence ATGCCCACGCCCCTGATCGAGCTACGCGATATCCGCAAGGTCTACGGCGGTGTCGATTCACCGCAAGTGGAGGTGTTGCGCGGCGTCAGCCTGAGCATCCACCCCGGCGAGTTCGTCGCCATCGTCGGCGCGTCCGGCTCCGGCAAATCGACCCTGATGAACATCCTTGGTTGCCTTGACCGGCCCAGCGCCGGCAGCTATCACTTCGCCGGCCGCGACGTGGCCGAGCTGGACAGCGACGAGCTGGCCTGGCTGCGCCGCGAAGCCTTCGGCTTCGTGTTCCAGGGCTACCACTTGATCCCCGCCGGCTCCGCCCAGGAAAACGTCGAGATGCCGGCCATCTACGCCGGCACGCCACCTGCCGAGCGCCATGCCCGCGCCCGCGCCCTGCTCGCGCGCCTGGGCCTGGCCAGCCGTACCGGCAACCGCCCGCACCAGCTGTCCGGCGGCCAGCAGCAACGGGTGTCGATTGCCCGCGCCCTGATGAACGGCGGGCATATCATCCTCGCCGACGAGCCCACCGGCGCGCTCGACAGCCACAGCGGCGCCGAGGTCATGGCCCTGCTCGACGAGCTGGCCAGCCAGGGCCATGTGATCATTCTCATCACCCACGACCGCGAGGTCGCGGCCCGTGCCCAGCGGGTCATCGAAGTACGCGACGGCCAGGTGGTCAGCGACTCGGCCGCCGACCAGCCAACAGCAACCGCCAACCAACGCCTGCAAGCCGACGACCTGCGCCAGCGCCTGGACCGCGGCGCTTCCCTCAGGGGCGCCTGGAAAGGCGAGCTGCTCGAGGCACTGCAAGCGGCCTGGCGCATCATGTGGATCAATCGCTTTCGCACCGCCCTGACCTTGCTCGGCATCGTCATCGGCGTGGCCTCGGTGGTGGTCATGCTGGCCGTGGGCGAAGGCAGCAAGCGCCAGGTGATGGCGCAGATGGCCGCGTTCGGCTCCAACATCCTCTACCTCAACGGCAAGCAGGCCACCCAGCAGGAACCGGCCGGCATCGTCACCCTCGATGATGTCGCGGCCATCGGCGAGCTGCCGCAGGTCCGCCAGGTCATGCCGGTGATCGGCGACAAGCTGATGGTGCGCCAGGGCAACAACAGCCAGCAGTTCTACGTCGGCGGCAACAACACGGCGTTCCCCGAGATCTTCAACTGGCCGGTGGTCGAAGGCAGCTTCTACAGCGAGGCCGACGAGGCCAGCGGCGCGGCGGTGGCGGTGATCGGCGCCAAGGTGCGCGACAAGATGTTCGGCCCCACCAGCAACCCGCTGGGCCAGTACCTGCTGATCGGCAACGTGCCCTTCCAGGTGGTCGGCGTACTGGTGGCCAAGGGCGCCAGCTCCGGCCAGCAGGATGCCGACGAGCGCATCGCCGTGCCCTACTCCGCCGCGGCCATCCGCCTGTTCGGCAGCCGCGATCCGGAATACATCGCCATCGCTGCCCAGGACTCCGGCCGCGTGACCGAGACCGAACAGGCCATCGACCGCCTGCTGCGCCAGCGCCACCAGGGCCGCCACGATTTCGAACTGACCAACGATGCCGCGCTGATCCAGGCCGAGGCCCGCACCCAGAACAGCCTGTCGCTGATGCTCGGGGCGATCGCCGCGATCTCGCTGCTGGTCGGGGGTATCGGCGTGATGAACATCATGCTCATGACCGTGCGCGAGCGCACCCGGGAAATCGGTATCCGCATGGCCACCGGCGCCCGCCAACGCGACATCCTGCGCCAGTTCCTCACCGAGGCGGTGATGCTGTCGATGGTCGGCGGGGTGACCGGTATCGTCCTGGCCCTGGTCATCGGCGGCGGCTTGCTGCTGGCCGATATCGCCGTGGCCTTCGCCCTGCCCGCCATGCTCGGCGCCTTCGCCTGCGCGGTGATCACCGGCGTGGTGTTCGGTTTCATGCCGGCCCGCAAGGCCGCCCGCCTCGACCCGGTCAAGGCCCTTACCAGCGAATAG
- a CDS encoding MFS transporter has translation MTAIDTARPPRFSRGDHRTLGLAALGGALEIYDFIIFVFFALTLSQLFFPPEMPEWLRLLQSFGIFVTGYLARPLGGILMAHFADHLGRKRVFSLSILMMALPCLLIGVMPTYADIGYAAPLILLALRILQGAAVGGEVPSAWTFVAEHAPVGRRGYALGFLQAGLTFGYLLGALTATLLAQLYTPQEILDYAWRYPFLLGGVFGVIGVWLRRWLSETPVFLALRECQQQPVAFPLRSVLAEHRRALIPAALLTCVLTSAVVVLVVITPTVMQQRFGMTAGHTFALSSVGIVFLNIGCVLAGLLVDRIGAWRALMLYSLLLPLGIGVLYASLVGQWGMTWLAYALAGLCCGVVGVVPSVMVGLFPAQIRVSGISFTYNVAYALWASTTPLALIALMPWSPWVCVGFCLAMGVAGLLTALYFGRREPLVFGAESMPIMCGDK, from the coding sequence ATGACTGCCATCGATACCGCCCGCCCGCCCCGGTTCAGCCGCGGCGACCACCGAACCCTGGGTCTGGCGGCACTGGGCGGTGCCCTGGAAATCTATGATTTCATCATCTTCGTATTCTTCGCCCTGACCCTCAGCCAGCTGTTCTTCCCGCCCGAGATGCCGGAGTGGCTGCGCCTGCTGCAGAGCTTCGGGATCTTCGTCACCGGCTACCTGGCGCGGCCACTGGGCGGCATCCTCATGGCGCATTTCGCCGATCACCTGGGGCGCAAGCGGGTGTTCAGCCTGAGCATCCTGATGATGGCCCTGCCGTGCCTGCTGATCGGGGTGATGCCGACCTATGCCGACATCGGCTATGCCGCGCCGCTGATCCTGCTGGCGTTGCGAATCCTGCAAGGCGCTGCGGTCGGCGGCGAGGTGCCCAGTGCCTGGACCTTCGTCGCCGAGCACGCGCCAGTGGGGCGGCGGGGCTATGCGCTGGGCTTCCTGCAAGCCGGGCTGACTTTCGGCTACCTGCTCGGAGCGCTGACCGCAACCTTGCTGGCGCAGCTCTACACGCCCCAGGAGATTCTCGATTACGCCTGGCGTTATCCGTTCCTGCTGGGTGGCGTGTTCGGTGTGATTGGTGTCTGGCTGCGTCGCTGGTTGAGTGAAACGCCGGTGTTCCTGGCCCTGCGCGAGTGCCAGCAACAGCCGGTGGCATTCCCCTTGCGCAGCGTGCTGGCCGAGCATCGCCGAGCGCTGATCCCGGCGGCGCTGCTGACCTGCGTGCTGACATCGGCGGTGGTGGTGCTGGTGGTGATCACCCCGACGGTGATGCAGCAACGCTTTGGCATGACGGCCGGGCACACCTTCGCCCTGAGCAGCGTGGGCATCGTCTTTCTAAATATCGGCTGTGTGCTGGCCGGGCTGCTGGTGGACCGCATTGGCGCCTGGCGCGCGTTGATGCTGTACAGCCTGCTGTTGCCGTTGGGTATCGGCGTGTTGTACGCCAGCCTGGTCGGGCAGTGGGGCATGACCTGGCTGGCCTATGCCCTGGCGGGGCTTTGCTGCGGCGTGGTGGGGGTGGTGCCGTCGGTGATGGTCGGGCTGTTCCCGGCGCAGATCCGCGTGTCGGGGATCTCCTTCACCTACAACGTTGCTTATGCGTTGTGGGCGAGCACTACACCGCTGGCGCTGATTGCGCTGATGCCGTGGAGCCCGTGGGTGTGTGTCGGTTTTTGTCTGGCCATGGGCGTGGCTGGGCTGCTGACGGCGCTGTATTTCGGGCGTCGGGAACCTTTGGTGTTCGGTGCGGAGTCGATGCCGATCATGTGTGGTGACAAATGA
- a CDS encoding type II toxin-antitoxin system MqsA family antitoxin, with protein sequence MKCPICGAGELVQAVRDLPYTYKGEAMVILQVEAEFCSACDEAIMTVPVARRVNAEMRAFNQRVNAMAVDPGFIATVRRKFDLDQREAGEIFGGGVNAFSRYENGKTKPPLALIKLFKLLDRHPELFEEVKTA encoded by the coding sequence ATGAAGTGTCCGATCTGTGGGGCTGGAGAGCTGGTTCAGGCAGTCCGCGACCTGCCATACACGTACAAGGGCGAGGCGATGGTCATTCTGCAGGTCGAGGCCGAGTTCTGCTCGGCATGCGACGAAGCAATCATGACGGTGCCGGTGGCCCGACGAGTGAACGCTGAAATGCGCGCATTCAATCAACGTGTCAATGCCATGGCTGTAGACCCCGGTTTCATTGCCACTGTTCGCCGGAAATTCGATCTCGATCAGCGTGAAGCCGGTGAGATTTTTGGCGGCGGTGTCAATGCCTTTTCCCGTTACGAGAACGGCAAGACCAAGCCACCCCTGGCCTTGATCAAACTGTTCAAACTGCTTGATCGACATCCAGAGTTGTTCGAGGAGGTCAAGACTGCCTGA
- a CDS encoding electron transfer flavoprotein subunit alpha/FixB family protein: MTILVVAEHENGAVAPATLNTVAAAAKIGGDIHVLVAGQNVGGVAESAAKIAGVAKVLVADNAAYAHALPENVAPLLVELAKGYSHVLAPATTNGKNILPRVAALLDVDQISEIIAVESADTFKRPIYAGNAIATVQSNAAVKVITVRTTGFDAVAAEGGSAAVEAVAGAHDAGKSAFVGEELAKSDRPELTAAKIVVSGGRGMGNGDNFKHLYALADKLGAAVGASRAAVDAGFVPNDMQVGQTGKIVAPQLYIAVGISGAIQHLAGMKDSKVIVAINKDEEAPIFQVADYGLVADLFEAVPELEKLV; encoded by the coding sequence ATGACTATCCTGGTTGTCGCTGAACACGAGAACGGTGCCGTAGCCCCGGCCACCCTGAACACTGTCGCCGCTGCCGCCAAGATCGGTGGTGATATCCACGTGCTGGTCGCAGGCCAGAACGTCGGTGGCGTCGCCGAGTCCGCCGCCAAGATCGCAGGCGTTGCCAAGGTGCTGGTCGCCGACAACGCGGCCTATGCCCACGCCCTGCCGGAAAACGTCGCGCCGCTGCTGGTCGAGCTGGCCAAGGGTTACAGCCACGTGCTGGCCCCGGCCACCACCAACGGCAAGAACATCCTGCCGCGGGTAGCCGCGCTGCTGGATGTCGACCAGATCTCCGAGATCATCGCGGTCGAGTCCGCCGACACCTTCAAGCGTCCGATCTACGCCGGTAACGCCATCGCCACCGTGCAGTCGAACGCTGCCGTCAAGGTCATCACCGTGCGCACCACCGGCTTCGACGCCGTGGCCGCCGAAGGTGGTTCGGCTGCCGTCGAAGCCGTCGCCGGTGCCCATGACGCGGGCAAGTCGGCCTTTGTCGGCGAAGAGCTGGCCAAGTCCGACCGTCCTGAGCTGACCGCCGCCAAGATCGTCGTTTCCGGCGGCCGCGGCATGGGCAACGGTGACAACTTCAAGCACCTGTACGCCCTGGCCGATAAGCTCGGCGCCGCAGTGGGCGCCTCGCGCGCCGCGGTCGACGCAGGCTTCGTGCCGAACGACATGCAGGTCGGCCAGACCGGCAAGATCGTCGCGCCACAGCTGTACATCGCCGTTGGTATTTCCGGCGCGATCCAGCACCTGGCCGGCATGAAGGACTCGAAAGTGATCGTCGCGATCAACAAGGACGAAGAGGCGCCAATCTTCCAGGTGGCCGACTACGGCCTGGTCGCCGACCTGTTCGAAGCGGTACCGGAGCTGGAAAAGCTGGTCTGA
- a CDS encoding efflux RND transporter periplasmic adaptor subunit, whose amino-acid sequence MTRTSTPRRRILLGTLGLLGLGSLVAWQSLPLGGAPVSTVPVTRADIESSVTALGTLQPRRYVDVGAQASGQIRKLHVEAGDEVRQGQLLVEIDPSTQQAKLDAGRFSIENLKAQLAEQRAQYQLAQQQHRRQSDLAAAGATRQEDLQAAQAQLKVTQARIDMYQAQIRQAQASLRSDEAELGYTRIYAPMSGTVVAVDAREGQTLNAQQQTPLILRIAKLSPMTVWAQVSEADIGKVTPGMTAYFTTLAGGKRRWTSRVRQILPIPPKPLEQASQGSGSPASASAGTTGSKVVQYTVLLDVDNPDGALMAEMTSQVFFVAGQASQVLSAPLAALDDTPGDGLRLAQVLNRQGKIEARQVRTGLSDRLRVQILEGLNEGERLVIGSPAASGG is encoded by the coding sequence ATGACACGCACATCCACTCCCCGCCGCCGGATACTGCTCGGCACCCTTGGCCTGCTCGGCCTCGGCAGCCTGGTGGCCTGGCAGAGCCTGCCACTGGGCGGCGCACCGGTCAGCACGGTGCCGGTGACCCGCGCCGACATCGAAAGCAGCGTCACCGCCCTGGGCACCCTGCAGCCACGCCGCTACGTCGACGTTGGCGCCCAGGCCTCGGGGCAGATCCGCAAGCTGCATGTCGAAGCCGGCGACGAGGTTCGCCAGGGCCAGTTGCTGGTGGAAATCGATCCATCCACGCAGCAGGCCAAGCTCGACGCCGGGCGGTTTTCGATCGAGAACCTCAAGGCCCAGCTCGCCGAGCAACGCGCCCAGTATCAACTGGCCCAGCAGCAGCACCGGCGCCAAAGCGACCTGGCCGCGGCCGGCGCCACCCGCCAGGAAGACCTGCAGGCAGCGCAAGCCCAGCTCAAGGTGACCCAGGCGCGCATCGACATGTACCAGGCGCAGATCCGCCAGGCCCAGGCCAGCCTGCGCAGCGACGAAGCCGAACTGGGCTACACCCGCATCTATGCGCCGATGAGCGGCACCGTGGTGGCGGTGGACGCCCGCGAGGGCCAGACCCTCAACGCCCAGCAACAGACGCCGTTGATCCTGCGCATCGCCAAGCTCTCGCCGATGACGGTCTGGGCCCAGGTATCCGAAGCCGATATCGGCAAGGTCACGCCGGGCATGACCGCTTATTTCACCACCCTCGCCGGCGGCAAGCGCCGTTGGACCAGCCGCGTGCGGCAGATCCTGCCGATCCCGCCCAAGCCCCTGGAGCAGGCCAGCCAGGGCAGCGGCAGCCCGGCCAGCGCCAGTGCCGGCACGACTGGCAGCAAAGTGGTGCAGTACACCGTGCTGCTGGATGTCGACAACCCCGACGGCGCCCTGATGGCCGAGATGACCAGCCAGGTGTTCTTTGTCGCCGGCCAGGCCAGCCAGGTGCTCAGCGCCCCGCTGGCGGCGCTGGATGACACCCCCGGGGATGGCCTGCGCCTGGCCCAGGTGCTCAACCGCCAAGGCAAGATCGAGGCGCGCCAGGTGCGCACGGGCCTCAGCGACCGGCTGCGGGTGCAGATCCTCGAAGGCCTGAACGAAGGTGAGCGCCTGGTCATCGGCAGCCCTGCCGCCAGCGGAGGTTGA
- a CDS encoding sigma-70 family RNA polymerase sigma factor — MTSSRPASQPGPRSSREAPGAIVEHYYRELVNFLSARLGSRQAAEDVAHDAYLRVLERTAGEQIEHPRAFLYRTALNLVVDRHRRHLVRQTEPLEVLDQDERWHTPAPVQGMQHDQRLALMQQALDELSAPCRDSFLLRKLEGLSHSQIAERLGISRSLVEKHIVNAMKHCRVRMRHWES, encoded by the coding sequence CTGACATCATCCAGACCCGCCTCCCAGCCAGGTCCGCGCTCGAGCAGGGAGGCGCCAGGTGCCATCGTGGAACATTACTATCGCGAATTGGTGAACTTTCTCAGCGCCCGCCTTGGCAGTCGCCAGGCCGCCGAGGACGTCGCCCATGATGCCTACCTGCGGGTGCTGGAGCGTACCGCCGGCGAGCAGATCGAGCACCCCCGCGCGTTCCTCTACCGTACGGCGCTCAACCTGGTGGTCGACCGCCATCGGCGCCACCTGGTGCGCCAGACCGAGCCGCTGGAAGTGCTCGACCAGGACGAGCGCTGGCATACCCCGGCGCCGGTGCAAGGCATGCAGCATGACCAGCGCCTGGCCTTGATGCAGCAGGCCCTGGACGAGCTGAGCGCGCCTTGCCGCGACAGTTTCCTGCTGCGCAAGCTCGAGGGCTTGTCCCACAGCCAGATCGCCGAGCGCCTGGGCATCTCCCGCAGCCTGGTGGAAAAGCACATCGTCAACGCCATGAAACACTGCCGGGTGCGCATGCGCCATTGGGAGTCATGA
- a CDS encoding substrate-binding periplasmic protein yields the protein MVFRSSKGMLACALALLSSPVWALGKCERLVATGSPDAPPYSWQDPQDPKHLIGANVDLLRQVADELGLKVEVLHAGKREQALDEVRSGRIDLLLDTPLQVTQLTALDYVHPALQLNEYLVWTRHDAILEFNGPADLAQYRGGLSDKARLTPAFEAFAKAQLKLAPAQNLTQAFQKLVLGQVDYVLAGRYSGMAMAQSLGVSDDLIARGLPVDRPGLYLAVSHNSACNDSWLRGQLAKKLTELPISGASEAVLQRNVERWKAQMQASQGAPKQ from the coding sequence ATGGTGTTTCGTTCGAGCAAGGGGATGCTGGCCTGCGCCTTGGCGCTGCTGTCGAGCCCGGTATGGGCATTGGGCAAATGCGAACGCCTGGTGGCCACTGGCAGCCCGGATGCGCCGCCGTATTCCTGGCAGGACCCGCAAGACCCCAAGCACCTGATCGGCGCCAATGTCGACTTGTTGCGCCAGGTTGCCGACGAATTGGGCCTGAAGGTCGAGGTGCTGCACGCCGGCAAGCGTGAACAGGCGCTCGACGAGGTGCGTAGCGGGCGCATCGACCTGCTGCTCGATACGCCGCTGCAGGTCACGCAGTTGACCGCCCTGGACTATGTCCATCCGGCCTTGCAGCTCAACGAATACCTGGTCTGGACCCGCCACGACGCGATACTCGAGTTCAACGGCCCGGCCGACCTGGCCCAATACCGCGGCGGGCTGTCGGACAAGGCGCGGCTGACGCCGGCCTTCGAGGCTTTCGCCAAGGCCCAGCTGAAGCTTGCGCCGGCGCAGAACCTTACCCAGGCGTTCCAGAAACTGGTGCTCGGCCAGGTCGACTATGTGCTTGCCGGCCGTTACTCCGGCATGGCCATGGCCCAGAGCCTGGGGGTGAGCGACGACCTGATCGCCCGGGGCTTGCCGGTGGACCGGCCAGGCCTGTACCTGGCGGTGTCGCATAACTCGGCATGCAACGACAGCTGGTTGCGCGGACAACTGGCGAAAAAGCTGACAGAATTGCCGATCTCCGGGGCGAGCGAGGCTGTGCTGCAGCGCAATGTAGAGCGCTGGAAAGCGCAGATGCAGGCGTCGCAGGGCGCCCCCAAACAGTAG
- a CDS encoding electron transfer flavoprotein-ubiquinone oxidoreductase produces MEREYMEFDVVIVGAGPAGLSAACRLKQKAAEAGSEISVCVVEKGSEVGAHILSGAVFEPRALNELFPDWKALGAPLNTEVKRDDIYVLKDAASSTKVPDLFVPKTMHNQGNYIISLGNLCRWLAQQAENLGVEIYPGFAAQEALFDENGVVRGIVTGDLGVDREGKPKDGLYTPGMELRAKYTLFAEGCRGHIGKQLIKRFDLDNEADVQHYGIGLKEIWEIDPAKHEQGLVVHTAGWPLDVMSKDNTGGSFLYHLENNQVVVGLIVDLSYANPYLSPFDEFQRLKHHPVMSQYLEGGKRISYGARAICKGGFNSLPKMVFNGGALIGCDLGTLNFAKIKGSHTAMKSGMLAADAVADALIAGSEGGDQLNGYVSAFKASWLYEELFASRNFGPAMHKFGPLLGAAFNYVDQNWFGGKLPFTLHDTKPDYACLKLAADSQKIEYPKPDGKLSFDKLSSVFLSSTNHEEEQPCHLKLTDPNIPIASNLPLYDEPAQRYCPAGVYEVVTQEDGNKRFQINAQNCVHCKTCDIKDPAQNITWVTPEGAGGPNYPNM; encoded by the coding sequence GTGGAACGCGAATACATGGAATTCGACGTGGTCATCGTCGGCGCAGGCCCGGCGGGCCTGTCTGCCGCCTGCCGCCTGAAGCAGAAGGCCGCCGAAGCCGGTAGCGAGATCAGCGTCTGCGTGGTCGAGAAAGGCTCCGAAGTCGGCGCCCACATTCTCTCCGGCGCGGTGTTCGAACCGCGCGCGCTGAACGAACTGTTCCCTGACTGGAAAGCGCTAGGCGCGCCACTGAACACCGAGGTCAAGCGCGACGACATCTATGTACTCAAGGATGCCGCCAGCTCGACCAAGGTCCCCGACCTGTTCGTGCCCAAGACCATGCACAACCAGGGCAACTACATCATTTCCCTGGGCAACCTGTGCCGCTGGCTGGCCCAGCAGGCCGAGAACCTGGGCGTGGAAATCTACCCAGGCTTCGCCGCGCAAGAGGCGCTGTTCGATGAAAACGGCGTGGTCCGCGGCATCGTCACCGGCGACCTGGGCGTCGACCGCGAAGGCAAGCCGAAGGACGGCCTGTACACCCCGGGCATGGAACTGCGCGCCAAGTACACCCTGTTCGCCGAAGGCTGCCGCGGCCACATCGGCAAGCAGCTGATCAAGCGCTTCGACCTGGACAACGAAGCCGATGTGCAGCACTACGGCATCGGCCTCAAGGAAATCTGGGAAATCGACCCGGCCAAGCACGAGCAGGGCCTGGTGGTGCACACCGCCGGCTGGCCGCTGGATGTGATGAGCAAGGACAATACCGGCGGCTCGTTCCTCTATCACCTGGAGAACAACCAGGTGGTGGTCGGCCTGATCGTCGACCTGTCCTATGCCAACCCCTACCTGTCGCCGTTCGACGAGTTCCAGCGCCTCAAGCACCACCCGGTGATGAGCCAGTACCTCGAAGGCGGCAAGCGCATCAGCTACGGTGCCCGCGCCATTTGCAAGGGCGGCTTCAACTCGCTGCCGAAAATGGTCTTCAACGGCGGTGCGCTGATCGGCTGCGACCTGGGCACCCTGAACTTCGCCAAGATCAAGGGCAGCCACACCGCGATGAAATCCGGCATGCTCGCCGCCGACGCGGTGGCCGATGCACTGATCGCCGGCAGCGAGGGTGGCGACCAGCTCAATGGCTATGTCAGCGCGTTCAAGGCCAGCTGGCTGTACGAGGAACTGTTCGCCAGCCGCAACTTCGGCCCGGCGATGCACAAGTTCGGCCCGCTGCTGGGCGCTGCGTTCAACTATGTCGACCAGAACTGGTTCGGCGGCAAGCTGCCGTTCACCCTGCACGACACCAAGCCGGACTACGCCTGCCTGAAGCTCGCCGCCGACTCGCAGAAAATCGAGTACCCGAAACCGGACGGCAAGCTCAGCTTCGACAAGCTCAGCTCGGTATTCCTCTCCAGCACCAACCATGAAGAGGAACAACCCTGCCACCTGAAGCTGACCGACCCGAATATCCCGATCGCCAGCAACCTGCCGCTGTACGACGAACCGGCTCAGCGCTACTGCCCGGCCGGCGTTTACGAAGTGGTCACCCAGGAAGACGGCAACAAGCGCTTCCAGATCAACGCGCAGAACTGCGTGCACTGCAAGACCTGCGACATCAAGGATCCAGCGCAGAACATTACCTGGGTCACCCCTGAAGGCGCGGGCGGGCCGAACTACCCGAACATGTAA